In Cyprinus carpio isolate SPL01 chromosome B16, ASM1834038v1, whole genome shotgun sequence, the following are encoded in one genomic region:
- the phactr4b gene encoding phosphatase and actin regulator 4B isoform X3, which translates to MENRDDEGDLQHSSTGSEGGTAGDATPPPKRKGKFSTLGKIFKPWKWRKKKSSEKFKETSEVLERKMSMRRPRQELIEQGVLKELPDNGEAHGHKTPYVKNGHTLPVGVGGGLGLEQIHSPSESEFRVNPVWLPQPDDRRGRAPSDGDHRGALGPRASNQDEGRRSGWSVGTEDWKSNLAWQGDDIRHGGRLHVEMDKRPGLMKAPSEDGRRTRPEPDWKPTLPRHSSVEDGRGRLESDSSQYIPNSEVLRDTLREPLPPKQSVMPPKWLMTSTPEPGADGLPRTPVHNPAAAFSSSSASSNTSSSAVSTAGKPLRNVSSAGANTQASSSAPLTTSSAPSCMGNVPAQPTKQPPLPPPKPINRSNNTAMLASTLHGGDGSDFPLYWSCWKREGDHDVYLSLPVYLCRRAGGMRTAELTQGGVNLVPAKPSPPMPPKRTTPVTKRNAEDSPLTISSLPSILSEDMRANIPGGYQLPPPPPSPPLPTHIPPSPPRAHTHHLLHQHSYPYPLPQPLPVHFDPPSPPEEPPARQAPVPLHIMIQRALSSPGPALPHPDGSQRAHSLLFETPPEYQGSRPLPVTIQPLKLDEDDYSDEEEEEEDDDDDEDEEPPSDHLPSPQSQPELEPRSRRCLVGDLSVSIIPEGNDSSEEEEDEEDQQPEESDSDGPVLYKDDESDEDEDDDIPPSALASRVKRKDTLALKLSSRPSAPDRQAPERQAKVEHTGLSWQSREQWEAIRTQIGTALTRRLSQRPTAEELEQRNILQPKNEADRQAEVREIKRRLTRKLSQRPTVAELQARKILRFHEYVEVTCAQDYDRRADKPWTKLTPADKAAIRKELNEFKSSEMEVHEESRIYTRFHRP; encoded by the exons ATGATGAAGGTGACCTCCAGCACAGCAGCACAGGGAGCGAAGGGGGCACAGCAGGGGACGCCACCCCTCCTCCTAAGCGCAAGGGCAAGTTCTCTACCCTGGGTAAGATCTTCAAGCCCTGGAAGTGGAGGAAGAAGAAAAGCAGCGAGAAGTTTAAGGAAACTTCAGAAG TTTTGGAAAGAAAGATGTCGATGAGGAGGCCAAGACAGGAACTGATCGAACAGGGAGTGCTCAAGGAGCTTCCTGACAATG GTGAAGCCCATGGCCACAAGACACCTTATGTGAAGAATGGTCACACTCTGCCTGTAGGAGTTGGTGGAGGTCTGGGGCTAGAGCAGATTCACTCGCCCTCTGAATCCGAATTTAGAGTCAACCCTGTCTGGCTGCCACAGCCCGATGACCGGAGAGGTCGTGCCCCTTCTGACGGGGATCATCGCGGAGCATTGGGCCCCCGGGCCTCCAATCAGGATGAAGGCAGGAGAAGTGGTTGGTCTGTTGGGACAGAGGACTGGAAATCTAATCTGGCCTGGCAGGGAGATGATATCCGACATGGAGGAAGACTGCATGTTGAAATGGACAAGAGGCCTGGGCTAATGAAAGCCCCCTCTGAGGATGGGCGCAGGACTCGCCCCGAACCAGACTGGAAGCCAACACTTCCTCGCCACTCGTCCGTCGAAGATGGAAGGGGAAGACTAG AGTCTGACAGCAGTCAATACATTCCTAACTCAGAGGTTTTGAGGGACACACTGCGAGAGCCTCTGCCCCCCAAGCAGTCCGTCATGCCCCCCAAATGGCTGATGACTTCCACCCCGGAACCTGGTGCTGACGGCTTGCCCCGCACCCCTGTCCACAACCCCGCAGctgctttctcttcttcctctgcCTCCTCCAACACCTCCTCCTCAGCTGTCAGCACGGCTGGAAAACCACTACGAAACGTATCCTCAGCTGGCGCCAACACACAGGCCTCCAGCAGCGCTCCCCTTACCACCTCTTCAGCACCATCCTGTATGGGCAATGTCCCAGCCCAGCCCACCAAACAGCCCCCTCTCCCTCCACCCAAGCCAATCAACCGTAGCAACAACACCGCCATGTTGG CCTCCACCCTGCATGGGGGTGACGGCAGTGATTTCCCCCTCTACTGGTCCTGTTGGAAGCGTGAGGGTGACCATGACGTCTACCTGTCCCTGCCTGTGTACCTCTGCCGGCGGGCAGGAGGCATGCGCACAG CTGAACTCACACAAGGAGGTGTCAACCTAGTACCGGCCAAGCCCTCGCCCCCTATGCCCCCAAAAAGAACCACGCCTGTCACCAAACGCAATGCAGAGGACTCCCCTCTGACCATTTCCTCCCTTCCCTCCATTCTGTCCGAGGACATGAGGGCCAACATCCCTGGGGGCTACCAGCTGCCTCCACCTCCCCCATCTCCACCTCTCCCTACACACATCCCCCCTTCCCCACCACGGGCCCACACCCATCATCTCCTCCACCAACACTCCTACCCCTACCCCCTGCCCCAACCACTTCCTGTCCACTTTGACCCTCCCAGCCCTCCGGAGGAACCACCAGCCCGTCAAGCCCCTGTTCCCTTACACATCATGATCCAGAGGGCGCTCAGTAGCCCAGGACCAGCTCTCCCACACCCAGATGGCTCCCAGCGGGCCCACTCACTTCTGTTTGAGACGCCACCAGAATACCAGGGCAGCCGCCCACTGCCAGTCACCATCCAGCCTCTCAAACT GGATGAAGATGACTACTccgatgaagaggaggaggaagaggatgatgatgatgacgaggATGAGGAACCTCCATCTGATCACCTCCCCTCCCCTCAGTCCCAGCCAGAACTTGAGCCTCGTAGCCGCAGATGCCTGGTGGGGGATCTGAGCGTCAGCATCATCCCTGAAGGAAACGACAGCagcgaggaggaggaagatgaggaagatCAACAGCCGGAGGAGAGCGACTCGGATGGGCCCGTGCTGTATAAGGACGATGAATCGGATGAAGACGAGGATGACGACATCCCACCAA GTGCTCTGGCCAGCAGGGTGAAAAGGAAGGACACGTTGGCGCTGAAGTTGAGCAGTCGGCCCTCTGCCCCGGACAGGCAGGCTCCTGAGAGGCAGGCCAAAGTAGAGCACACGGGTCTGTCGTGGCAGAGCAGGGAGCAGTGGGAGGCCATCCGCACACAGATTGGTACCGCACTCACACG gcgATTGAGCCAGAGACCTACTGCTGAGGAGTTGGAACAGAGAAACATTCTCCAGC CCAAAAATGAAGCAGACAGACAAGCAGAGGTCAGGGAGATCAAGCGCAGACTCACCAGAAAG ttgaGTCAACGACCAACTGTTGCCGAACTACAGGCTCGAAAGATATTACGTTTCCACGAGTATGTGGAGGTCACATGCGCTCAGGACTACGACCGCCGTGCTGACAAGCCATGGACCAAACTCACTCCCGCAGACAAG GCTGCTATTCGTAAAGAGCTCAACGAGTTTAAGAGCTCCGAGATGGAAGTGCATGAGGAAAGCAGAATCTACACAAG aTTCCATCGTCCTTAA
- the phactr4b gene encoding phosphatase and actin regulator 4B isoform X1 has product MENRGKEVDACMACCFQTSCYGSWSPDDEGDLQHSSTGSEGGTAGDATPPPKRKGKFSTLGKIFKPWKWRKKKSSEKFKETSEVLERKMSMRRPRQELIEQGVLKELPDNGEAHGHKTPYVKNGHTLPVGVGGGLGLEQIHSPSESEFRVNPVWLPQPDDRRGRAPSDGDHRGALGPRASNQDEGRRSGWSVGTEDWKSNLAWQGDDIRHGGRLHVEMDKRPGLMKAPSEDGRRTRPEPDWKPTLPRHSSVEDGRGRLESDSSQYIPNSEVLRDTLREPLPPKQSVMPPKWLMTSTPEPGADGLPRTPVHNPAAAFSSSSASSNTSSSAVSTAGKPLRNVSSAGANTQASSSAPLTTSSAPSCMGNVPAQPTKQPPLPPPKPINRSNNTAMLASTLHGGDGSDFPLYWSCWKREGDHDVYLSLPVYLCRRAGGMRTAELTQGGVNLVPAKPSPPMPPKRTTPVTKRNAEDSPLTISSLPSILSEDMRANIPGGYQLPPPPPSPPLPTHIPPSPPRAHTHHLLHQHSYPYPLPQPLPVHFDPPSPPEEPPARQAPVPLHIMIQRALSSPGPALPHPDGSQRAHSLLFETPPEYQGSRPLPVTIQPLKLDEDDYSDEEEEEEDDDDDEDEEPPSDHLPSPQSQPELEPRSRRCLVGDLSVSIIPEGNDSSEEEEDEEDQQPEESDSDGPVLYKDDESDEDEDDDIPPSALASRVKRKDTLALKLSSRPSAPDRQAPERQAKVEHTGLSWQSREQWEAIRTQIGTALTRRLSQRPTAEELEQRNILQPKNEADRQAEVREIKRRLTRKLSQRPTVAELQARKILRFHEYVEVTCAQDYDRRADKPWTKLTPADKAAIRKELNEFKSSEMEVHEESRIYTRFHRP; this is encoded by the exons ATGATGAAGGTGACCTCCAGCACAGCAGCACAGGGAGCGAAGGGGGCACAGCAGGGGACGCCACCCCTCCTCCTAAGCGCAAGGGCAAGTTCTCTACCCTGGGTAAGATCTTCAAGCCCTGGAAGTGGAGGAAGAAGAAAAGCAGCGAGAAGTTTAAGGAAACTTCAGAAG TTTTGGAAAGAAAGATGTCGATGAGGAGGCCAAGACAGGAACTGATCGAACAGGGAGTGCTCAAGGAGCTTCCTGACAATG GTGAAGCCCATGGCCACAAGACACCTTATGTGAAGAATGGTCACACTCTGCCTGTAGGAGTTGGTGGAGGTCTGGGGCTAGAGCAGATTCACTCGCCCTCTGAATCCGAATTTAGAGTCAACCCTGTCTGGCTGCCACAGCCCGATGACCGGAGAGGTCGTGCCCCTTCTGACGGGGATCATCGCGGAGCATTGGGCCCCCGGGCCTCCAATCAGGATGAAGGCAGGAGAAGTGGTTGGTCTGTTGGGACAGAGGACTGGAAATCTAATCTGGCCTGGCAGGGAGATGATATCCGACATGGAGGAAGACTGCATGTTGAAATGGACAAGAGGCCTGGGCTAATGAAAGCCCCCTCTGAGGATGGGCGCAGGACTCGCCCCGAACCAGACTGGAAGCCAACACTTCCTCGCCACTCGTCCGTCGAAGATGGAAGGGGAAGACTAG AGTCTGACAGCAGTCAATACATTCCTAACTCAGAGGTTTTGAGGGACACACTGCGAGAGCCTCTGCCCCCCAAGCAGTCCGTCATGCCCCCCAAATGGCTGATGACTTCCACCCCGGAACCTGGTGCTGACGGCTTGCCCCGCACCCCTGTCCACAACCCCGCAGctgctttctcttcttcctctgcCTCCTCCAACACCTCCTCCTCAGCTGTCAGCACGGCTGGAAAACCACTACGAAACGTATCCTCAGCTGGCGCCAACACACAGGCCTCCAGCAGCGCTCCCCTTACCACCTCTTCAGCACCATCCTGTATGGGCAATGTCCCAGCCCAGCCCACCAAACAGCCCCCTCTCCCTCCACCCAAGCCAATCAACCGTAGCAACAACACCGCCATGTTGG CCTCCACCCTGCATGGGGGTGACGGCAGTGATTTCCCCCTCTACTGGTCCTGTTGGAAGCGTGAGGGTGACCATGACGTCTACCTGTCCCTGCCTGTGTACCTCTGCCGGCGGGCAGGAGGCATGCGCACAG CTGAACTCACACAAGGAGGTGTCAACCTAGTACCGGCCAAGCCCTCGCCCCCTATGCCCCCAAAAAGAACCACGCCTGTCACCAAACGCAATGCAGAGGACTCCCCTCTGACCATTTCCTCCCTTCCCTCCATTCTGTCCGAGGACATGAGGGCCAACATCCCTGGGGGCTACCAGCTGCCTCCACCTCCCCCATCTCCACCTCTCCCTACACACATCCCCCCTTCCCCACCACGGGCCCACACCCATCATCTCCTCCACCAACACTCCTACCCCTACCCCCTGCCCCAACCACTTCCTGTCCACTTTGACCCTCCCAGCCCTCCGGAGGAACCACCAGCCCGTCAAGCCCCTGTTCCCTTACACATCATGATCCAGAGGGCGCTCAGTAGCCCAGGACCAGCTCTCCCACACCCAGATGGCTCCCAGCGGGCCCACTCACTTCTGTTTGAGACGCCACCAGAATACCAGGGCAGCCGCCCACTGCCAGTCACCATCCAGCCTCTCAAACT GGATGAAGATGACTACTccgatgaagaggaggaggaagaggatgatgatgatgacgaggATGAGGAACCTCCATCTGATCACCTCCCCTCCCCTCAGTCCCAGCCAGAACTTGAGCCTCGTAGCCGCAGATGCCTGGTGGGGGATCTGAGCGTCAGCATCATCCCTGAAGGAAACGACAGCagcgaggaggaggaagatgaggaagatCAACAGCCGGAGGAGAGCGACTCGGATGGGCCCGTGCTGTATAAGGACGATGAATCGGATGAAGACGAGGATGACGACATCCCACCAA GTGCTCTGGCCAGCAGGGTGAAAAGGAAGGACACGTTGGCGCTGAAGTTGAGCAGTCGGCCCTCTGCCCCGGACAGGCAGGCTCCTGAGAGGCAGGCCAAAGTAGAGCACACGGGTCTGTCGTGGCAGAGCAGGGAGCAGTGGGAGGCCATCCGCACACAGATTGGTACCGCACTCACACG gcgATTGAGCCAGAGACCTACTGCTGAGGAGTTGGAACAGAGAAACATTCTCCAGC CCAAAAATGAAGCAGACAGACAAGCAGAGGTCAGGGAGATCAAGCGCAGACTCACCAGAAAG ttgaGTCAACGACCAACTGTTGCCGAACTACAGGCTCGAAAGATATTACGTTTCCACGAGTATGTGGAGGTCACATGCGCTCAGGACTACGACCGCCGTGCTGACAAGCCATGGACCAAACTCACTCCCGCAGACAAG GCTGCTATTCGTAAAGAGCTCAACGAGTTTAAGAGCTCCGAGATGGAAGTGCATGAGGAAAGCAGAATCTACACAAG aTTCCATCGTCCTTAA
- the phactr4b gene encoding phosphatase and actin regulator 4B isoform X4 — MENRGKEVDACMACCFQTSCYGSWSPDDEGDLQHSSTGSEGGTAGDATPPPKRKGKFSTLGKIFKPWKWRKKKSSEKFKETSEVLERKMSMRRPRQELIEQGVLKELPDNGEAHGHKTPYVKNGHTLPVGVGGGLGLEQIHSPSESEFRVNPVWLPQPDDRRGRAPSDGDHRGALGPRASNQDEGRRSGWSVGTEDWKSNLAWQGDDIRHGGRLHVEMDKRPGLMKAPSEDGRRTRPEPDWKPTLPRHSSVEDGRGRLESDSSQYIPNSEVLRDTLREPLPPKQSVMPPKWLMTSTPEPGADGLPRTPVHNPAAAFSSSSASSNTSSSAVSTAGKPLRNVSSAGANTQASSSAPLTTSSAPSCMGNVPAQPTKQPPLPPPKPINRSNNTAMLAELTQGGVNLVPAKPSPPMPPKRTTPVTKRNAEDSPLTISSLPSILSEDMRANIPGGYQLPPPPPSPPLPTHIPPSPPRAHTHHLLHQHSYPYPLPQPLPVHFDPPSPPEEPPARQAPVPLHIMIQRALSSPGPALPHPDGSQRAHSLLFETPPEYQGSRPLPVTIQPLKLDEDDYSDEEEEEEDDDDDEDEEPPSDHLPSPQSQPELEPRSRRCLVGDLSVSIIPEGNDSSEEEEDEEDQQPEESDSDGPVLYKDDESDEDEDDDIPPSALASRVKRKDTLALKLSSRPSAPDRQAPERQAKVEHTGLSWQSREQWEAIRTQIGTALTRRLSQRPTAEELEQRNILQPKNEADRQAEVREIKRRLTRKLSQRPTVAELQARKILRFHEYVEVTCAQDYDRRADKPWTKLTPADKAAIRKELNEFKSSEMEVHEESRIYTRFHRP, encoded by the exons ATGATGAAGGTGACCTCCAGCACAGCAGCACAGGGAGCGAAGGGGGCACAGCAGGGGACGCCACCCCTCCTCCTAAGCGCAAGGGCAAGTTCTCTACCCTGGGTAAGATCTTCAAGCCCTGGAAGTGGAGGAAGAAGAAAAGCAGCGAGAAGTTTAAGGAAACTTCAGAAG TTTTGGAAAGAAAGATGTCGATGAGGAGGCCAAGACAGGAACTGATCGAACAGGGAGTGCTCAAGGAGCTTCCTGACAATG GTGAAGCCCATGGCCACAAGACACCTTATGTGAAGAATGGTCACACTCTGCCTGTAGGAGTTGGTGGAGGTCTGGGGCTAGAGCAGATTCACTCGCCCTCTGAATCCGAATTTAGAGTCAACCCTGTCTGGCTGCCACAGCCCGATGACCGGAGAGGTCGTGCCCCTTCTGACGGGGATCATCGCGGAGCATTGGGCCCCCGGGCCTCCAATCAGGATGAAGGCAGGAGAAGTGGTTGGTCTGTTGGGACAGAGGACTGGAAATCTAATCTGGCCTGGCAGGGAGATGATATCCGACATGGAGGAAGACTGCATGTTGAAATGGACAAGAGGCCTGGGCTAATGAAAGCCCCCTCTGAGGATGGGCGCAGGACTCGCCCCGAACCAGACTGGAAGCCAACACTTCCTCGCCACTCGTCCGTCGAAGATGGAAGGGGAAGACTAG AGTCTGACAGCAGTCAATACATTCCTAACTCAGAGGTTTTGAGGGACACACTGCGAGAGCCTCTGCCCCCCAAGCAGTCCGTCATGCCCCCCAAATGGCTGATGACTTCCACCCCGGAACCTGGTGCTGACGGCTTGCCCCGCACCCCTGTCCACAACCCCGCAGctgctttctcttcttcctctgcCTCCTCCAACACCTCCTCCTCAGCTGTCAGCACGGCTGGAAAACCACTACGAAACGTATCCTCAGCTGGCGCCAACACACAGGCCTCCAGCAGCGCTCCCCTTACCACCTCTTCAGCACCATCCTGTATGGGCAATGTCCCAGCCCAGCCCACCAAACAGCCCCCTCTCCCTCCACCCAAGCCAATCAACCGTAGCAACAACACCGCCATGTTGG CTGAACTCACACAAGGAGGTGTCAACCTAGTACCGGCCAAGCCCTCGCCCCCTATGCCCCCAAAAAGAACCACGCCTGTCACCAAACGCAATGCAGAGGACTCCCCTCTGACCATTTCCTCCCTTCCCTCCATTCTGTCCGAGGACATGAGGGCCAACATCCCTGGGGGCTACCAGCTGCCTCCACCTCCCCCATCTCCACCTCTCCCTACACACATCCCCCCTTCCCCACCACGGGCCCACACCCATCATCTCCTCCACCAACACTCCTACCCCTACCCCCTGCCCCAACCACTTCCTGTCCACTTTGACCCTCCCAGCCCTCCGGAGGAACCACCAGCCCGTCAAGCCCCTGTTCCCTTACACATCATGATCCAGAGGGCGCTCAGTAGCCCAGGACCAGCTCTCCCACACCCAGATGGCTCCCAGCGGGCCCACTCACTTCTGTTTGAGACGCCACCAGAATACCAGGGCAGCCGCCCACTGCCAGTCACCATCCAGCCTCTCAAACT GGATGAAGATGACTACTccgatgaagaggaggaggaagaggatgatgatgatgacgaggATGAGGAACCTCCATCTGATCACCTCCCCTCCCCTCAGTCCCAGCCAGAACTTGAGCCTCGTAGCCGCAGATGCCTGGTGGGGGATCTGAGCGTCAGCATCATCCCTGAAGGAAACGACAGCagcgaggaggaggaagatgaggaagatCAACAGCCGGAGGAGAGCGACTCGGATGGGCCCGTGCTGTATAAGGACGATGAATCGGATGAAGACGAGGATGACGACATCCCACCAA GTGCTCTGGCCAGCAGGGTGAAAAGGAAGGACACGTTGGCGCTGAAGTTGAGCAGTCGGCCCTCTGCCCCGGACAGGCAGGCTCCTGAGAGGCAGGCCAAAGTAGAGCACACGGGTCTGTCGTGGCAGAGCAGGGAGCAGTGGGAGGCCATCCGCACACAGATTGGTACCGCACTCACACG gcgATTGAGCCAGAGACCTACTGCTGAGGAGTTGGAACAGAGAAACATTCTCCAGC CCAAAAATGAAGCAGACAGACAAGCAGAGGTCAGGGAGATCAAGCGCAGACTCACCAGAAAG ttgaGTCAACGACCAACTGTTGCCGAACTACAGGCTCGAAAGATATTACGTTTCCACGAGTATGTGGAGGTCACATGCGCTCAGGACTACGACCGCCGTGCTGACAAGCCATGGACCAAACTCACTCCCGCAGACAAG GCTGCTATTCGTAAAGAGCTCAACGAGTTTAAGAGCTCCGAGATGGAAGTGCATGAGGAAAGCAGAATCTACACAAG aTTCCATCGTCCTTAA
- the phactr4b gene encoding phosphatase and actin regulator 4B isoform X2, translating to MGQTFPLETAPQNSFAHLDDEGDLQHSSTGSEGGTAGDATPPPKRKGKFSTLGKIFKPWKWRKKKSSEKFKETSEVLERKMSMRRPRQELIEQGVLKELPDNGEAHGHKTPYVKNGHTLPVGVGGGLGLEQIHSPSESEFRVNPVWLPQPDDRRGRAPSDGDHRGALGPRASNQDEGRRSGWSVGTEDWKSNLAWQGDDIRHGGRLHVEMDKRPGLMKAPSEDGRRTRPEPDWKPTLPRHSSVEDGRGRLESDSSQYIPNSEVLRDTLREPLPPKQSVMPPKWLMTSTPEPGADGLPRTPVHNPAAAFSSSSASSNTSSSAVSTAGKPLRNVSSAGANTQASSSAPLTTSSAPSCMGNVPAQPTKQPPLPPPKPINRSNNTAMLASTLHGGDGSDFPLYWSCWKREGDHDVYLSLPVYLCRRAGGMRTAELTQGGVNLVPAKPSPPMPPKRTTPVTKRNAEDSPLTISSLPSILSEDMRANIPGGYQLPPPPPSPPLPTHIPPSPPRAHTHHLLHQHSYPYPLPQPLPVHFDPPSPPEEPPARQAPVPLHIMIQRALSSPGPALPHPDGSQRAHSLLFETPPEYQGSRPLPVTIQPLKLDEDDYSDEEEEEEDDDDDEDEEPPSDHLPSPQSQPELEPRSRRCLVGDLSVSIIPEGNDSSEEEEDEEDQQPEESDSDGPVLYKDDESDEDEDDDIPPSALASRVKRKDTLALKLSSRPSAPDRQAPERQAKVEHTGLSWQSREQWEAIRTQIGTALTRRLSQRPTAEELEQRNILQPKNEADRQAEVREIKRRLTRKLSQRPTVAELQARKILRFHEYVEVTCAQDYDRRADKPWTKLTPADKAAIRKELNEFKSSEMEVHEESRIYTRFHRP from the exons ATGATGAAGGTGACCTCCAGCACAGCAGCACAGGGAGCGAAGGGGGCACAGCAGGGGACGCCACCCCTCCTCCTAAGCGCAAGGGCAAGTTCTCTACCCTGGGTAAGATCTTCAAGCCCTGGAAGTGGAGGAAGAAGAAAAGCAGCGAGAAGTTTAAGGAAACTTCAGAAG TTTTGGAAAGAAAGATGTCGATGAGGAGGCCAAGACAGGAACTGATCGAACAGGGAGTGCTCAAGGAGCTTCCTGACAATG GTGAAGCCCATGGCCACAAGACACCTTATGTGAAGAATGGTCACACTCTGCCTGTAGGAGTTGGTGGAGGTCTGGGGCTAGAGCAGATTCACTCGCCCTCTGAATCCGAATTTAGAGTCAACCCTGTCTGGCTGCCACAGCCCGATGACCGGAGAGGTCGTGCCCCTTCTGACGGGGATCATCGCGGAGCATTGGGCCCCCGGGCCTCCAATCAGGATGAAGGCAGGAGAAGTGGTTGGTCTGTTGGGACAGAGGACTGGAAATCTAATCTGGCCTGGCAGGGAGATGATATCCGACATGGAGGAAGACTGCATGTTGAAATGGACAAGAGGCCTGGGCTAATGAAAGCCCCCTCTGAGGATGGGCGCAGGACTCGCCCCGAACCAGACTGGAAGCCAACACTTCCTCGCCACTCGTCCGTCGAAGATGGAAGGGGAAGACTAG AGTCTGACAGCAGTCAATACATTCCTAACTCAGAGGTTTTGAGGGACACACTGCGAGAGCCTCTGCCCCCCAAGCAGTCCGTCATGCCCCCCAAATGGCTGATGACTTCCACCCCGGAACCTGGTGCTGACGGCTTGCCCCGCACCCCTGTCCACAACCCCGCAGctgctttctcttcttcctctgcCTCCTCCAACACCTCCTCCTCAGCTGTCAGCACGGCTGGAAAACCACTACGAAACGTATCCTCAGCTGGCGCCAACACACAGGCCTCCAGCAGCGCTCCCCTTACCACCTCTTCAGCACCATCCTGTATGGGCAATGTCCCAGCCCAGCCCACCAAACAGCCCCCTCTCCCTCCACCCAAGCCAATCAACCGTAGCAACAACACCGCCATGTTGG CCTCCACCCTGCATGGGGGTGACGGCAGTGATTTCCCCCTCTACTGGTCCTGTTGGAAGCGTGAGGGTGACCATGACGTCTACCTGTCCCTGCCTGTGTACCTCTGCCGGCGGGCAGGAGGCATGCGCACAG CTGAACTCACACAAGGAGGTGTCAACCTAGTACCGGCCAAGCCCTCGCCCCCTATGCCCCCAAAAAGAACCACGCCTGTCACCAAACGCAATGCAGAGGACTCCCCTCTGACCATTTCCTCCCTTCCCTCCATTCTGTCCGAGGACATGAGGGCCAACATCCCTGGGGGCTACCAGCTGCCTCCACCTCCCCCATCTCCACCTCTCCCTACACACATCCCCCCTTCCCCACCACGGGCCCACACCCATCATCTCCTCCACCAACACTCCTACCCCTACCCCCTGCCCCAACCACTTCCTGTCCACTTTGACCCTCCCAGCCCTCCGGAGGAACCACCAGCCCGTCAAGCCCCTGTTCCCTTACACATCATGATCCAGAGGGCGCTCAGTAGCCCAGGACCAGCTCTCCCACACCCAGATGGCTCCCAGCGGGCCCACTCACTTCTGTTTGAGACGCCACCAGAATACCAGGGCAGCCGCCCACTGCCAGTCACCATCCAGCCTCTCAAACT GGATGAAGATGACTACTccgatgaagaggaggaggaagaggatgatgatgatgacgaggATGAGGAACCTCCATCTGATCACCTCCCCTCCCCTCAGTCCCAGCCAGAACTTGAGCCTCGTAGCCGCAGATGCCTGGTGGGGGATCTGAGCGTCAGCATCATCCCTGAAGGAAACGACAGCagcgaggaggaggaagatgaggaagatCAACAGCCGGAGGAGAGCGACTCGGATGGGCCCGTGCTGTATAAGGACGATGAATCGGATGAAGACGAGGATGACGACATCCCACCAA GTGCTCTGGCCAGCAGGGTGAAAAGGAAGGACACGTTGGCGCTGAAGTTGAGCAGTCGGCCCTCTGCCCCGGACAGGCAGGCTCCTGAGAGGCAGGCCAAAGTAGAGCACACGGGTCTGTCGTGGCAGAGCAGGGAGCAGTGGGAGGCCATCCGCACACAGATTGGTACCGCACTCACACG gcgATTGAGCCAGAGACCTACTGCTGAGGAGTTGGAACAGAGAAACATTCTCCAGC CCAAAAATGAAGCAGACAGACAAGCAGAGGTCAGGGAGATCAAGCGCAGACTCACCAGAAAG ttgaGTCAACGACCAACTGTTGCCGAACTACAGGCTCGAAAGATATTACGTTTCCACGAGTATGTGGAGGTCACATGCGCTCAGGACTACGACCGCCGTGCTGACAAGCCATGGACCAAACTCACTCCCGCAGACAAG GCTGCTATTCGTAAAGAGCTCAACGAGTTTAAGAGCTCCGAGATGGAAGTGCATGAGGAAAGCAGAATCTACACAAG aTTCCATCGTCCTTAA